Within the Enterobacter roggenkampii genome, the region TCGGTAAAATGTATGACAATGCTGGATTTATCGCCACAAGATTAGACATATCAAATAAAGATAACTTCACTAATAATATATATATTGTATCCACCAATAAGGAGGGGGTTAGCCATGCTTCAAAATATGAATGCAAATAGGTGGATAAAATTACTGGCAGTTTTATCAGTAATAACTTACCTTTATTTTATTTACATGTCATTGAGTCTGCGTGGATATGACGATGATCAGGTTTTCTTGAATATATTCAACTCTAATAACATTTTGGAGCATCTTTTAACTCGGTTCGAAACATGGAGCGGAAGATTTTCAGTTGAGTTGGTAATGACGTCAACAATTGGTTATTCCATGCTATGGAAATTAGGAGTTCCAACTTCAATTCTAATTCTATGTGTTTCATGCAATAAGATAGCAGATTTAGAATTAAGCTGCGTAAGCATCGCTCTGTCTTTCATTTTATTTGCATCAATACCCGCAGATATACACTCCGATGCTTCATGGTGGATAACTGGTTTTTATAATTACCTTCTTCCTGTCTCTGCCGCCACATATACATTCTCCACATTAACAAAAAAAGAAACAAATACACTAGAAAAAATAGCGTGCATATTACTAGCGTTCTACTTCCCCTATATGGAGCAAGCTGGAATATCATTCTTAGTTGCGACAGCGTGCCTTGCTATTTCCAAAAGAAATTCAATCTCACGATTTGAGTTATTAATAGCACTTATTGTAATAATTAATTTAACAATTTGCCTTGCTGCGCCAGGAAATATTAATAGGTTTATTCTTGAGTCATGGCATTGGTATCCACAGTATCAAACATATGGGCTCACAGAAAAGATTTCTCTTGGTTTCGACAAGCTCCATCAATTGATGACATTGAGACTCAACTTCCCATTAATGGCATTGAGTGTAGTATTGTTTATTTTAAGATCTTCACTTGGTGAAATGTGCAATGCCATAAAGATAGCAATGTTAGTAATTTCAACGTTTATAGCGGTTTCAATTGCAAATTCATTTACTGGCTTGTTATATAATGGAGCTTTCTTTAGTGGAAAGACTATTGACGCAACACGGTGGTCTTCTATAACCACATATATTTCATACTCTTATATGCTGGCTGTGATTTCATCCATTCTCATTGTATTAATCGAATGCAATCTTAAAAGAAAGATAAATTCGACATCAATTATCGCAATGCTTATTGGATTCATGACTGTAACAATGCTTGGCTTTTCACCAACAGTTTATGCATCAGGATTTCGCGTTGACCTTATATTCGAAATAATGTGCATAATATCCTTCTTGAGCATATGGGCACACATAAAAACAAATAAAAACAAATAAAAACCAACCGACAAATCAACAAATAAGCATAAGTTGATTTGTCGGTAAAATATTTCAACGCAACATAACCTATCGCAAGACAAAATAAAACAAGCAATCTGATGCTGTGTGTCGTCAGTTGCTGGCAATTGAATTTATTGTTTAGGCATTTCAGGCCAACAGATATCAGGAGCAGAAGAGGAATCTATCTCAGTGACCGCGTCAATATAGTCCATCCAGGCACTAAGTGATGCCGTTTCTGCCGTGGTCAATTTGCTTCCAATGAGCAACTTCGTCTGCCAGACGACGATTTTGCTTGCGGCATAATCAAGGCGGTATTGTTTTTCCTCGTCAGCTTCTGCGACCAGTTCCTCGTGAGTTTTTTCTGGCTCCGGCGGTGGAGTAAATTCTTTCCCGTCGTAATTCCACCCGACGCTGCACGGCGTTTCTTCTGCAAGCTCAACCGTAAGGTATTCACTAAATAAATCGCCCTCGCCATCCCACGCTACAATATTTTCCACTGCATTATTTTTTACAAGCGCATACCGTGAAACAGTCATTATGCATACTCCCAGAATTCGATTAATCCATTACCGGCAAGTCCGCCACTGAACCCCCCGCCAGGGTTTGATACACTGTTTGCTCCAGAGCCACCCGCGCCATCTGAAGCATCAATGCCGTTTGAACTTCCACCACCTACCCTGTTAGAGCCACCAGAAAACTCACTATCACCACCCCAACCTGAGAGGGAATTACCGAGGACGGTTGCCAGAGAGCTTCCGCCTGGTGCCCCCCTTTTCGATTTCAACATGACTAATGTTGTTGTGCCTGCATTCGTCACCGTGCCGCCATCATCACCTTTTGACTGAACGGGGAATGATGAGGTAGCTACTGCGAACGCCTGTCCGCGACCACCAGTACACGTAACTCCACAGAACGAAGAACTTCCTCCCTGAGTCGCAGATGATGAAGCCGCAGCACGAAGGCCGATGGTGAAGTTAAAGTTAGTGATATCGGAAATTTTCACCAAAAACTCAGCGTAAGCGCCTGCTGAACCGCCAGGAGCGCATGCAACCTGGCCGCTTGCAGTTGCAGCGGCGTTTGCGCCGTTACCCCCTGCTGCTTGAAGTCTGACGATTGCGAATTTAGCGCCAGGCGTTGGGGTATAAGTGCCGGAAACAGATGGGGTCTGGATATTGATAAGGCGGCCCACATTTCCGTTTGTTACTAAACCAAGGTTTGCGAGAGCGACTGCAACAGCGCCATCTGATTTGATATCAGCAAATGGGTTTGCACGGCTCAGTGTCAGTTTTTGAATGGCTTTTAAAACCTGAGTCATATCGTTAATGTCGAGCGTTAATCCTGCCGACTCTACGATATGCGCTAACTCTTCCTGCATGGCGTTAAACGCTGCGGCCCGCAGCCTCGTTGCGGCAATACCACCAGCAACACTTCCATCAGTATATTTGCCATCCTGCGTTGCAGTAGCTTCGACTTGCCCGATTCGGAGCATAGTTAATCCTCACTTAGTGTTAAGCGATAAAATCAGAGGGGGAAATATCAGTTATGAATAATTAAAAATGATGTTCAGATGGGATGGGGCAATTTTGTTGATTGAACACTCCAGTTGTTTATTGCCCCAAGATGCGAGCGGATCGCCGCAGTAGGACGTGCCAGCAAGCGAATACTTGATTGTTGTTTGTGGCGCGTTTATCCGCCAGGTAAATGGCCACTCGTCACCGTTAAGCGCATCACCGCATACTGACATGCCACTCATAGCGGGGCGGAACTGTGTGATAGTTATGGTATAACCAAGAGCTGCAGCCACCCGGATGTAATAATCGCGGTTCAGACCGCCGGTGCTGATTAACTTTGCCACCACGGCACGCTGGCGATCGCTGACTCCACCAGATTCACCAATCGCACAATCATCTGGTAACCCAAGAGAGCTTTCCCATTCTGGCAACATTATCGTCGCTGTTGGCGGAAAAGCTCCGGTAATCAGGCTTTGCGCATCGCTGTCAGAACGCTGAAACGCGCTGCCCAGTGCCCGTAATACCGCAGCCTGTACCGTTCTTTGCGACCGGGGCCACGCCCTGCCCGTCGGTAGCAGCGCACCAAGCGCACCGGCATAATCATTTTTTGAAAAGAGGCTCATACAAAATTCACCCCGCCAAGCACCGGAATTTCGCCAACAGCAAAGGTGATATTGGCCGTCGGAGAGTTAAGAATATAGCCCGTCGTGCCGCTAACACCGCCGATACTCCCGTTAATATCAGAGAGGTAAACTTTCCCAGAACCATCAGGGTTAGCTTCATCAAAAAACAGCGCCGTCAGCGCGTCTTTTATCCCCTGAACTGTGGTGCTGCCGGCATTTTTGATCCCAGAGATTTCAATATTGATGACTTTCTTGATCGGGGAACATACGAAAACAATGGCAGTGTCTGTCTGCTGCGGATAGATGTGGTCGGCGACAGCGAGCTGGTCTCCGGTGGCTTTAACAGCCCCCCAGTCCTCAAGTTGGGATATTCCGTCGGTACCGACCGGAAACCCACCATTGTCATTCCGATCACACATGATATACACGCCAACGGTCCCGGCCCCGTTCAGACGCCGCTTTACCCACGCGCGGGTGACGCCCGAAACCTCAAGCGCCCATTTTTTATAATCGGCGTCGCTTCCA harbors:
- a CDS encoding tail fiber assembly protein encodes the protein MTVSRYALVKNNAVENIVAWDGEGDLFSEYLTVELAEETPCSVGWNYDGKEFTPPPEPEKTHEELVAEADEEKQYRLDYAASKIVVWQTKLLIGSKLTTAETASLSAWMDYIDAVTEIDSSSAPDICWPEMPKQ
- a CDS encoding YmfQ family protein; this translates as MSLFSKNDYAGALGALLPTGRAWPRSQRTVQAAVLRALGSAFQRSDSDAQSLITGAFPPTATIMLPEWESSLGLPDDCAIGESGGVSDRQRAVVAKLISTGGLNRDYYIRVAAALGYTITITQFRPAMSGMSVCGDALNGDEWPFTWRINAPQTTIKYSLAGTSYCGDPLASWGNKQLECSINKIAPSHLNIIFNYS